The following proteins come from a genomic window of Oncorhynchus mykiss isolate Arlee chromosome 19, USDA_OmykA_1.1, whole genome shotgun sequence:
- the LOC118941416 gene encoding ubiquitin carboxyl-terminal hydrolase 37-like, producing the protein MPQRPVSATRSMTLPRASSATRSMTLPRTSSATRGSEETQGARGERGELVNMELLGLPNIGNTCFLNATLQCLLVLPSFSKEILHQEQLWSSSPFSNLLRCLSDVHRSGLPDSVANQASKADLMWKVKYSLSGYDLKYLGDTQQDAHELLVNMLCQLKEEGMILKTLGMNYTCPVSQLEFQLVSVRTCTSCGRESSTREDYNHLSLDISPERTLLNSLALTFKSEQVEFTCEGCKGLHASKVEQFHTLPLVLVLHLKRFGGPGGLEKLEAPLLFPSELRLSTLCGDMVPHLHSASPQALTNQAPSIQGSIPQTLASQVSSPPGAAKDSALCCSEAEASTVSEWLLPADWRSLSFGRLRKLRAIEREAPAHRA; encoded by the exons ATGCCCCAGAGACCAGTCTCAGCCACCAGAAGCATGACTCTTCCCAGGGCCAGCTCAGCCACCAGAAGCATGACTCTTCCCAGGACCAGCTCAGCCACCAGAGGGTCAGAAGAGACCCAGGGGGCCAGAGGAGAACGGGGGGAACTGGTCAACATGGAACTTCTTGG GTTGCCTAACATTGGCAACACTTGCTTCCTTAACGCCACCCTGCAGTGCCTCCTGGTCCTGCCTTCCTTCTCAAAGGAAATCCTGCACCAGGAACAACTCTGgagctcctcccccttctccaacCTGCTCAG GTGTCTGTCTGATGTGCACCGTTCGGGTCTACCTGACAGTGTGGCAAACCAGGCCTCAAAAGCAGACCTCATGTGGAAGGTCAAGTACTCCTTGTCGGGATACGATTTGAAGTATCTGGGGGACACGCAACAG GACGCACACGAGTTACTTGTCAATATGCTGTGCCAGCTGAAGGAGGAGGGCATGATTCTGAAGACACTCGGGATGAACTATACCTGCCCTGTTTCCCAGCTGGAGTTCCAGCTTGTGTCGGTGCGCACATGTACCAG CTGTGGGCGCGAGTCGTCTACCAGAGAGGACTACAACCACCTCTCATTGGACATCAGCCCTGAGCGCACCTTGCTGAACAGCCTAGCACTCACTTTCAAA AGTGAACAGGTTGAATTCACATGTGAGGGCTGTAAAGGCCTCCACGCCTCAAAGGTGGAGCAGTTCCACACACTGCCTCT TGTGCTGGTTCTGCATCTGAAGAGGTTTGGAGGACCTGGGGGGTTGGAGAAGCTGGAGGCTCCTCTTTTGTTTCCTTCGGAGCTGAGGCTCTCCACCCTCTGTGGGGACATGGTGCCACACCTGCACAGTGCCAGCCCACAGGCCCTCACCAACCAGGCCCCCAGCATCCAGGGGTCCATCCCCCAGACCCTCGCCAGCCAAGTCTCCAGCCCACCTGGAGCGGCAAAAGACAGCGCCCTCTGCTGTTCAG AAGCAGAAGCCAGTACAGTCAGTGAATGGTTACTACCAGCTGACTGGCGTAGTCTCTCATTTGGGAGGCTCCGCAAACTCCG GGCAATAGAGCGGGAGGCCCCAGCACACAGGGCCTAA